The Planctomycetota bacterium region GTGTGGCGGCGCGCCGTACTCGAGTGCCTTGAGCAGGAAGCCAAAGTTCTCCTGTTGGCGTTGCTCGTCGACGCCGAGCGCGGTGAGGACGGCGCGTTGCAGGCCGATGTCGTGGATACGGATCGAACCGCCGCCCAGTTCGTAGCCGTTGCAGACGATGTCGTACGCCTTGGTCTTGATCGAGAGCAGCTTGTCCCGATCGCCGGCTTTGGCCGCATCGAGCAGGGCCTCGACCTGGTCGTCGTTGACCATCGTGAACGGGTGGTGGCTGTAGGTGAGCGTGTCCTTGTCTTCGTCGTACTTGAAGGCGGGCCACTCGTCGATCCACACCCAGGCGAAGTCGCTGCTCGGCTCCATCTCAAGGTCTTTGGCCAGCTTGAGACGCAGCTCGCCGAGTACCTTGTTGACGAGCTTGGGCTTGTCGGCGGCGAACGCGATGAGGTCGCCGTCGGCCGCGCCAGTGGTGCTGATCAGCTCGGCGGCGATGGGTTCGAGGAACTTCGCGAGGCCGGTGGCGAGCGTGCCGCCCTCGACCTTGGTCACAGGCATACCGCCAGCACCGAAGCCCTTGGCCCAGTCGGCCAGCGCGTCGGTCTGCTTGCGGGTCATGCTCGCACCGCCGGGGACGACGATGCACTTCACCGCCGGGGCGTTGGCGAAGACCTTGAAGTCGGTCTTCTTGCCCAGTTCGGTCACGTCGTGCAGCTCCATGCCGAACCTCAGGTCCGGGCGGTCGGTGCCGAAGCGGCGCATCGCCTCGTCGTAGCTCATGTGCGGGATCGGGTCCGGCACGTCCTTGTCTAGCACCTGCTTCCAGATCTCCCGCACGACGCGCTCGGCGACGCGGATCACCTCGTCGGCGTCGACGAACGAAAGCTCGATGTCCAGCTGCGTGAACTCCGGAACACGATCCGCACGCGGGTCCTCGTCGCGGAAGCATTTCGCGAGCTGCATGTACCGGTCACAGCCGCCGACCATCAGGATTTGCTTGAACAACTGCGGGCTCTGCGGCAGGGCGTAGAAACTGCCCGGCATCAATCGGCTCGGCACGATGAAGTCCCGCGCACCCTCCGGCGTCGCCCGCGTCAGGATCGGCGTCTCGATGTCGAGGAAACCCTCCTCGCCTACCAGCACGTCGCGCATGATCTTCATCACGTCGCTACGCACCTTGAGCGTGTCCTGCAGCTTGGTGCGGCGCAGGTCGAGGAAGCGGTACTCCAAACGCTTGTCCTCGGCGACCTTCTCCGCCTCGGCCAGCTCGAACGGCGGCGTCGGGCAGCTGGAGAAGACGGTCAGTTTGAGACCGCGGACTTCGATCTTGCCGGTGGCGAGCTTGGGGTTTTCCAAACCTTCGCCGCGTAGGGCGACCTTGCCGGCAACGCCGAGACACCACTCGTTGCGGGCCTTCTGCGCGAGCGCGGTTACATCGGCCCCGCACTCTTCGGGGTCGAAGGTGATCTGCGTGATGCCGAAGCGATCGCGCAGGTCGAGAAACACGAGCCCGCCGTGGTCGCGCCAATTGGCCACCCAGCCGCAAAGCGAAACGTCCTGCCCGGCATGATCGGCCCGGAGCTCACCACAGTTGTGCGTGCGCATGAGTGACATGGGACACAGAGCGTAGGGCGGCTCGGCGGTGAATGTTGGTCCGCTATTGCGACCACTCCCGTCGCAGCACGTCTTCGGCCGGTTTGCCTTCGGGGGTGTAGCCGCTGTCGGTGGGGCCGCCGTCGCCGGGGGGCCATTCCCAGATGCTGTAACCGCCGAGCTCGTCGACGCCGTCCCAAGCCTGGAAGAACCCTTCATAAAGGCGGGCCTGCAACGCCGGGTCGATCGGGTCGTCGGTGGTGTAGTCCCACGGCTCATACGCCGCGTTGTTGCGGGTGTGCCAGCCGACCTCGGTCAGCAGCAGCGGCTTGCCGGTCGAGCGCACCCACGGCAGCAACTCGCCCTGAATCGCTTTCCACCGGCCGACGATTTCCTCGACCGATGCGTCCGGGCCCTCGCCGAGCTTCCAGTAGCTGTTCATGCCGATGAGGTCCAACGCATCCCAGAAAGGCACCGCCGTGTACCGATCCCAGTTGCTTGAGTAGGTCAAGGCGCCGGGGAAGACCTTGCGGACATCGGCGATGGTTCGTCGCCACTGGTCCTCGTGCGATTGGGCACTGATGAGTTCGCTGCCGACCACGAACACGTCGGCCCCGGTTCCGGCACCAATCGAAGCGAAGTGCAGGAGCATCTCGCGGTAGCTGTCGAACCATGCGTCCCAGCTCTGCGGCTCGATCGTGCCGCGCCATTCATTGTTCTTCGGCTGGTCGAGCAGCACGATCGGCATGAGGATCACACGAAGCCCGCGGTCTTTCGCGTGGCGGATGACCTCGGCGAGTTGGTTCGGCGCCGGTGTCATCCGCATGTCGAGGTAGATGCGGTTGGAGGTGCCGTCTTCCTGGCGGGCGTCGACGACGATCTTCACCGTGTCGGCCCCGAGGTCGGCAACTTCGTCGATTGATTGTTTGTACCGGTCGATCCAGTCGACGCGTTGGATCTGCATGCCCACGCCGCGCAACGGCAGTCCGGTGACCGGCTGCAGGTCAGCCACCGGCCGGACGGCAGCTGGTGTGTCCGAATCCCGTTGTTGCTGCAAGGCGCAACTCGACGCACCGAGGTACAAACCGAGCACGGCAATCAGAAAGATACGCATGCGGGGAGGATAGAAGCCACGGCCCCGATCCGCATCGCCGGATTACACCGAGCGCTTCGTCACGAACGCCGCGATATCCATCAGCACCGACTTCGCTTCGCCGTCATCGAGAACGTCGAGCTTGCTCATCGCCTGCTTGACGTAGTGCTCGGCCCGGCGACGGGCGTAGGGCAGTGCGTCGCTCGGGGCGATGAGGTTGCGAATCCGCTCGGCCTTGTCCGGCTCGGCACCACGCAGCAGTGACCGCATCAACTCGCGGTGCTCGGCCGGCGCGGTCCGCAGGAAATGGATCATCGGCAGCGTCAGCTTCTGCTTCTCGACGTCGATGCCAAGCGTCTTGCCGACCTCGCGGACATCACCGACGAGGTCGAGGATGTCGTCCTGAATCTGGAACGCGATGCCGAGGAGAAGGCCGTACTCCGTGAGTGCGTCGATCACCTCGTCCGACGCACCGGCGTGACGTGCGCCGAGCTTGCAACAGGTCGCGGTCAGCGCGGCCGTCTTTCGGCTGATGATTTCGAGGTACGTGTCTTCGTCGAGGTCGAGGTCGCTGCGGTGGTGAATCTGCAGGAGCTCGCCCTCGCAGACGCGGTTGGTGCAGGCACCGACCTCACGGGCGGCCGATTGGTCGGCGAGGCTGCTGCAAAGGTGGTAGCTGTGCGAGATCAGGAAATCGCCCAGCAACACGGCCGCCTCATTACCACGCAGGTGGTTGAGTGTCGCGCCCTTGCGGCGCAACTCGGCTTCGTCGAGTACGTCGTCGTGGACGAGCGTCGCCATGTGAACCATCTCGACGACGGCCGAAAGGACAATGTGGTCCTCGTTGAGGTTCCCGCACGCTTTGCCGGTGAGCAGGGTGAGCATCGGGCGAAGCATCTTCCCGCGGAAGCGTTCGACGTGCTTGACGAGCGTCCGAACGCTGGCGATGTCGCTGGCCAGTTCGTTGTCAAACATGTCCTCGACCGCCGCGAGTTCGGGCCCGAC contains the following coding sequences:
- the aspS gene encoding aspartate--tRNA ligase codes for the protein MRTHNCGELRADHAGQDVSLCGWVANWRDHGGLVFLDLRDRFGITQITFDPEECGADVTALAQKARNEWCLGVAGKVALRGEGLENPKLATGKIEVRGLKLTVFSSCPTPPFELAEAEKVAEDKRLEYRFLDLRRTKLQDTLKVRSDVMKIMRDVLVGEEGFLDIETPILTRATPEGARDFIVPSRLMPGSFYALPQSPQLFKQILMVGGCDRYMQLAKCFRDEDPRADRVPEFTQLDIELSFVDADEVIRVAERVVREIWKQVLDKDVPDPIPHMSYDEAMRRFGTDRPDLRFGMELHDVTELGKKTDFKVFANAPAVKCIVVPGGASMTRKQTDALADWAKGFGAGGMPVTKVEGGTLATGLAKFLEPIAAELISTTGAADGDLIAFAADKPKLVNKVLGELRLKLAKDLEMEPSSDFAWVWIDEWPAFKYDEDKDTLTYSHHPFTMVNDDQVEALLDAAKAGDRDKLLSIKTKAYDIVCNGYELGGGSIRIHDIGLQRAVLTALGVDEQRQQENFGFLLKALEYGAPPHGGLAFGFDRLVMMLRDTENIRDVIAFPKTQTGVDLLCEAPAPVDDAQLAEANIKVATEPAAPKSAVKSLDELVGK
- a CDS encoding polyprenyl synthetase family protein, producing MNTRTAIRRRDPSALADAKASGGASSLALRVQAAVGPELAAVEDMFDNELASDIASVRTLVKHVERFRGKMLRPMLTLLTGKACGNLNEDHIVLSAVVEMVHMATLVHDDVLDEAELRRKGATLNHLRGNEAAVLLGDFLISHSYHLCSSLADQSAAREVGACTNRVCEGELLQIHHRSDLDLDEDTYLEIISRKTAALTATCCKLGARHAGASDEVIDALTEYGLLLGIAFQIQDDILDLVGDVREVGKTLGIDVEKQKLTLPMIHFLRTAPAEHRELMRSLLRGAEPDKAERIRNLIAPSDALPYARRRAEHYVKQAMSKLDVLDDGEAKSVLMDIAAFVTKRSV